Proteins from a single region of Sphaerodactylus townsendi isolate TG3544 unplaced genomic scaffold, MPM_Stown_v2.3 scaffold_19, whole genome shotgun sequence:
- the CCDC166 gene encoding coiled-coil domain-containing protein 166 → MAPKKKSKDKKGKAGQTATAPFVSEREQYLQKEYAILTEHVDTYTRRMQHFQEQNKFLDKEAQQIRENSKAYLSYLNRRTLRCQTAIVTLNDQNRADLAQVRKQKEQLITQYTDKEKEVKSQLIEMETKYSLMNKEVEELQPFKELQFEQLTRIRELEKELLAMKIQHSEQMHKVKSQFLQQKADYEMASQQKVQALAKLAEKEAVRSLIQHTKQVKAENWRLRHELLNLIKRAEVLKDFMAQLKEQQQQLLREHQYSQDLARMRHWLRQCGARLIVTPGSSFRCSPMAKNKTLSPHAISAQLPSEKALGRSSRHSTDRGGQAAPCDL, encoded by the coding sequence ATGGCACCGAAGAAAAAGTCAAAAGATAAAAAGGGCAAGGCTGGACAGACTGCCACGGCCCCATTTGTCAGTGAGCGGGAGCAGTACCTACAGAAGGAGTACGCCATCCTGACAGAGCATGTGGATACATACACTCGGCGCATGCAACATTTCCAGGAGCAGAACAAATTCCTGGACAAGGAAGCACAGCAGATCCGTGAGAACAGCAAAGCCTACCTCTCGTACCTGAACAGGCGCACCCTCCGATGCCAGACTGCCATTGTTACATTGAACGACCAGAATCGCGCAGACCTGGCGCAGGTTCGGAAGCAAAAGGAGCAGCTGATCACACAGTACACAGACAAGGAGAAGGAGGTGAAGAGTCAACTGATCGAGATGGAGACCAAGTACTCCCTCATGAACAAAGAAGTGGAAGAGCTCCAGCCCTTCAAAGAACTGCAGTTTGAGCAGCTGACCCGGATCCGGGAGCTGGAGAAGGAGCTTCTAGCCATGAAAATCCAGCACTCGGAGCAAATGCACAAGGTCAAGAGCCAGTTCCTGCAGCAGAAGGCTGATTATGAGATGGCGTCTCAGCAGAAAGTCCAGGCTCTGGCCAAGctggcagagaaggaggctgtgCGGAGCCTCATACAGCACACCAAGCAGGTGAAAGCAGAGAACTGGCGGCTGCGCCATGAACTGCTGAATCTCATCAAGAGAGCTGAGGTCTTGAAAGACTTCATGgcccagctgaaagagcagcagcagcagctcctgcgGGAGCACCAGTACAGCCAAGACCTTGCACGCATGCGCCACTGGCTGAGGCAGTGCGGGGCCCGGCTAATTGTCACTCCTGGCAGCAGCTTCAGATGCAGCCCAATGGCTAAGAACAAGACTCTGTCTCCTCATGCTATCAGTGCCCAGCTGCCCTCAGAAAAAGCATTAGGAAGATCCTCCAGACATTCCACAGACAGAGGAGGGCAGGCTGCCCCCTGTGACCTCTAG